The following proteins come from a genomic window of Desulfovulcanus ferrireducens:
- a CDS encoding replication initiation protein → MFNNTTGIDRNNKAKKAEKQQQEWMQYPTILTRINPFLITSNRIKEKKDFVNELILENSWGRITKIGPVLTQKDEDILIAILCYAKQYKDKDITGSLAYIGNIIDIARVLTKSKRPGKDTYSSIHKSLIKLASTVINLEVKSNNRFKCILSNNIILHIDYNDKTKKIKIIFNPKFYRLYIKKEYTQLHIKTRLQSLKSPVEKKIYQFIMSHRSKTWRGAREKLEKVLNLNPDRPTNQRRRTIREAINALIARNLLSQNSGLLSADIVVLERCEE, encoded by the coding sequence TTGTTTAATAATACAACAGGTATAGATAGGAATAATAAGGCTAAAAAAGCTGAAAAACAGCAACAAGAGTGGATGCAATACCCGACTATTCTAACCCGTATCAATCCATTTCTTATTACAAGTAATCGCATAAAAGAAAAAAAAGATTTTGTAAATGAATTAATATTGGAAAATTCATGGGGGCGGATTACAAAAATTGGCCCAGTATTAACACAAAAGGATGAGGATATTCTAATTGCTATTTTATGCTACGCAAAGCAATATAAAGATAAAGATATAACAGGGAGTCTGGCGTATATAGGCAACATAATTGATATTGCTAGAGTTTTAACTAAATCAAAAAGGCCGGGTAAAGATACCTATTCAAGTATTCATAAGTCTCTAATTAAGCTTGCATCAACGGTTATTAATTTAGAAGTCAAATCTAATAATAGATTTAAGTGTATTCTTAGCAATAATATAATATTGCATATCGATTATAACGACAAAACAAAAAAAATAAAGATCATTTTTAATCCAAAGTTTTATCGTCTTTACATTAAAAAAGAATACACTCAATTACATATAAAAACACGCCTCCAATCCTTAAAATCTCCAGTGGAAAAAAAAATTTATCAATTTATCATGTCTCATCGTTCGAAAACCTGGAGGGGTGCACGCGAAAAGCTGGAAAAAGTGCTAAATTTAAATCCTGATCGTCCAACCAATCAAAGAAGACGCACGATCAGAGAAGCGATTAATGCGCTGATAGCACGCAATTTGTTAAGCCAAAATAGCGGCCTTCTGTCCGCAGATATAGTGGTTTTAGAAAGGTGCGAGGAGTAG
- the dnaB gene encoding replicative DNA helicase, with amino-acid sequence MHQEIISTSSTKKGAPSAQGTPRRPASNACSSVYLSRASNKKNIQNLLENQVPPNSVEAERIVLSGILLDPQSLEEIQEILLTDDFYSPQNRIIYSFLLQMQQQDMPISLPVLYDYLVEKNKIKQAGGAGYLFDLTAQATGSMHAEQAARLVKKLSVQRALIHICSKLISNFYKTDIDLDYELENAQSCLYHLSNYNNKNNSLCHIKDVVLSVVDNLIMSNENTLGIPSGFVDLDTITGGFKPSDLIIIAGRPSMGKTAFALTCILNIALQSIPVAFASLEMSKEQLAMRAIATIARVDLYKMQQGYLSQEEKERCAKASEIFNQMPIWIDDTPAQSIVHLRNKVRILQKKHDIQIVFIDYLQLIRVNQKMETREREVSEISQQLKSLAKELNIPVVALAQLNRELEKRSNKRPILSDLRESGAIEQDADLILFLYRDEVYRKETEDKGIAEVIVGKHRNGKLGTAKLKYFAAYTAFANLSNIEK; translated from the coding sequence TTGCACCAAGAAATAATCAGCACCAGCAGCACAAAAAAAGGCGCTCCCTCTGCCCAGGGAACGCCTAGAAGACCGGCCTCAAATGCTTGTTCAAGTGTATACTTGTCCAGGGCCAGTAACAAAAAAAATATCCAAAATTTGTTGGAAAATCAAGTTCCGCCTAATTCTGTAGAAGCGGAACGGATTGTCTTATCCGGCATTTTGTTAGATCCACAATCTTTGGAAGAGATTCAGGAAATACTATTAACGGATGATTTTTATAGCCCGCAAAATCGGATCATTTATTCCTTCTTATTACAAATGCAACAACAGGATATGCCTATTTCTCTGCCGGTGCTATACGATTACCTTGTAGAGAAAAATAAAATAAAACAGGCAGGAGGGGCAGGATATCTGTTCGATCTTACCGCACAAGCGACCGGTTCAATGCACGCGGAACAGGCTGCCAGACTTGTTAAAAAGCTGTCAGTACAACGTGCATTAATACATATTTGTTCTAAACTTATTTCTAATTTTTACAAAACGGATATAGACCTTGATTATGAATTGGAAAATGCGCAGTCTTGTTTATATCATTTATCAAATTACAACAATAAAAATAATAGTCTCTGTCATATTAAAGATGTAGTATTATCTGTTGTGGACAATTTGATTATGAGTAATGAAAATACTCTCGGCATACCATCTGGATTTGTTGATCTTGATACAATCACAGGTGGATTTAAACCTTCCGACCTAATAATTATTGCTGGCCGCCCAAGCATGGGTAAAACAGCATTTGCCTTGACTTGTATCCTCAATATCGCATTACAGAGCATTCCTGTAGCGTTTGCGTCGCTAGAAATGAGCAAGGAGCAGCTTGCAATGCGTGCAATCGCCACAATAGCTCGTGTCGATTTATACAAAATGCAGCAAGGTTACTTGAGTCAAGAAGAAAAAGAAAGATGCGCCAAGGCATCTGAAATATTCAATCAGATGCCGATTTGGATAGACGATACGCCCGCTCAAAGTATTGTTCACCTCAGAAACAAAGTAAGGATTTTGCAAAAGAAGCATGATATTCAAATTGTATTTATCGATTATTTGCAGTTAATACGAGTAAATCAAAAAATGGAAACAAGAGAAAGAGAAGTATCAGAAATATCTCAACAGCTCAAATCTTTAGCAAAAGAGTTAAATATTCCTGTCGTAGCTCTTGCGCAGCTGAATCGCGAATTGGAAAAACGGTCAAATAAAAGGCCAATACTATCAGATTTGAGAGAATCAGGCGCTATCGAACAGGACGCTGACCTAATTTTGTTTCTCTATCGAGATGAAGTGTATCGCAAAGAAACAGAGGACAAGGGAATTGCGGAGGTAATAGTTGGTAAGCACAGAAACGGTAAATTAGGCACCGCCAAGTTGAAATATTTCGCTGCATATACTGCATTCGCCAACTTGTCCAATATAGAGAAGTAA
- a CDS encoding restriction endonuclease subunit S, with amino-acid sequence MNRQKQKTVVPKLRFPEFRDAGPWEVKRLGEVGKIITGKTPKTNDDSLWNGDIAFVTPTDINDEVKYQRTSERSVVKQAKMKVLPIGSIAYTCIASIGKIALTAVPCITNQQINSIIVNNNFYNEFIYYSLLRATPTIKAMQANNAMPIINKNEFSLFTIPTPKKLEEQQKIADCLSSLDELIELQTQKLDALKAHKKGLMQQLFPAEGETVPRLRLPEFRDTGPWTRYRFGELLTLEYGSSLPEESRLDGSIPVVGSNGVVGFHKEALISGPVIIIGRKGSVGEVNWIESDCYPIDTTFYVKMKSPNCQLFFVKLLLENSHLPSLSDNGTVPGLNRNDVYVLKTALPRESEQQKIAECLSSIDELIELQSQKLEALKAHKKGLMQQLFPQEMA; translated from the coding sequence ATGAACAGGCAGAAGCAAAAGACCGTAGTGCCGAAACTTCGCTTTCCCGAGTTCCGGGATGCGGGGCCATGGGAGGTGAAACGGTTGGGGGAGGTTGGGAAGATAATCACGGGGAAAACCCCCAAGACAAATGATGACAGTTTGTGGAATGGAGATATCGCATTTGTAACACCTACTGATATAAACGATGAAGTTAAATACCAAAGAACATCTGAAAGATCAGTTGTTAAACAAGCAAAAATGAAGGTTCTTCCAATTGGAAGTATTGCGTACACATGTATTGCCTCAATTGGAAAGATAGCTTTAACTGCTGTTCCGTGTATCACAAACCAACAGATAAACAGCATCATAGTAAATAATAATTTTTATAATGAATTTATTTATTATTCGTTGTTGCGTGCAACGCCTACTATTAAAGCAATGCAGGCAAATAATGCCATGCCCATTATCAATAAAAATGAGTTTTCACTGTTTACCATTCCCACCCCTAAAAAATTAGAAGAACAACAAAAAATCGCCGACTGCCTTTCTTCTCTTGATGAACTGATCGAGCTTCAGACGCAAAAGCTAGACGCCCTCAAGGCCCACAAAAAGGGACTGATGCAGCAGCTCTTTCCCGCCGAGGGAGAAACCGTCCCTCGCCTGCGCCTTCCCGAATTTCGGGATACAGGGCCGTGGACAAGATATAGATTTGGAGAGTTATTGACTTTGGAATATGGCAGTTCTTTGCCAGAAGAATCCCGCTTGGATGGTTCTATTCCAGTGGTCGGTTCCAATGGGGTCGTTGGATTTCATAAGGAGGCCCTAATTTCTGGACCCGTTATTATCATAGGGAGAAAAGGCTCTGTTGGTGAAGTGAATTGGATTGAATCGGATTGCTACCCAATAGACACAACATTTTATGTAAAAATGAAATCTCCCAATTGTCAGCTCTTTTTCGTGAAGCTATTGCTAGAAAATTCACATCTCCCGAGCCTTTCTGACAATGGAACCGTACCCGGCCTCAACCGGAATGATGTCTATGTTCTAAAAACTGCTTTACCAAGAGAGTCCGAACAACAAAAAATCGCTGAATGTCTTTCTTCAATCGATGAACTGATCGAGCTTCAATCGCAGAAACTTGAGGCTCTCAAGGCTCATAAAAAAGGACTGATGCAGCAGCTATTTCCGCAGGAGATGGCGTAA
- a CDS encoding AAA family ATPase, whose amino-acid sequence MPRSDNIQTFPDLDALAQHLRSQNKKVILLFAYNGTGKTRLSMAFKDLGKHGDQRDTLYFNAFTEDLFTWDNDLENDSERVLKMNTASRFFNGLAELEMESRIRAFLHRYTDFEFDIDYEGGTIRFWREMRENADGEDEPVLIKISRGEENIFIWCFFLAIAQLAIDGQGAYEWVKFIYIDDPISSLDDNNAIAVAAHLAHMLKQQDRVRTVISSHHSLFFNVLCNEMKRAQRYFLSKDADGFLLRDTGHTPRFYHVAMLKELNQAAESGQLYTYHFTILRSIMEKTATFHGFNHFGDIIKREPDDEDGMIHYRYVQLLSHGNYSLFEPVEMLDENKEIFRKILRDFMNNYRFNPELFPEYEEGERTE is encoded by the coding sequence ATGCCACGTAGCGATAATATCCAGACCTTTCCCGATCTTGATGCACTGGCGCAACACCTGCGCAGCCAAAACAAGAAAGTCATTCTGCTCTTTGCTTACAACGGCACAGGCAAGACGCGGCTTTCTATGGCCTTTAAGGATCTGGGCAAGCATGGTGACCAGCGCGACACCCTCTACTTCAATGCTTTCACCGAGGATCTTTTCACATGGGACAACGACCTGGAGAACGACAGCGAGCGGGTGCTGAAAATGAACACTGCATCCCGCTTCTTCAACGGCTTAGCCGAGCTGGAAATGGAGAGTCGTATCCGCGCTTTTCTGCACCGCTATACGGATTTTGAATTTGACATCGACTATGAGGGTGGCACCATCCGATTTTGGCGTGAAATGCGCGAAAATGCGGATGGAGAGGATGAGCCGGTTTTGATTAAGATTTCTCGTGGTGAGGAAAACATCTTTATCTGGTGTTTCTTTCTTGCCATTGCCCAACTTGCCATTGACGGCCAGGGAGCCTATGAGTGGGTGAAATTTATCTATATCGACGATCCCATTTCGTCGCTGGACGATAATAACGCCATAGCCGTGGCGGCGCATCTGGCCCACATGTTGAAGCAACAGGATCGTGTTAGGACGGTGATATCGTCACACCACAGCCTGTTTTTCAATGTGCTGTGCAATGAAATGAAAAGGGCACAGCGCTATTTTTTAAGCAAGGATGCAGATGGCTTTCTGTTACGAGACACAGGTCATACGCCCCGCTTCTATCATGTAGCCATGCTCAAGGAACTAAATCAAGCCGCAGAGTCAGGCCAGCTATACACCTACCATTTCACGATCCTGCGGAGCATCATGGAAAAGACGGCCACGTTCCATGGTTTTAATCATTTCGGAGACATAATAAAACGGGAGCCCGACGATGAAGATGGAATGATACATTATCGATATGTGCAACTGCTCAGCCACGGCAATTATTCTCTTTTTGAACCTGTGGAAATGCTGGATGAAAACAAAGAAATTTTCCGTAAAATATTGCGAGACTTTATGAACAATTACCGCTTTAACCCGGAATTGTTCCCTGAGTATGAAGAAGGGGAGAGAACTGAATGA
- a CDS encoding group II intron maturase-specific domain-containing protein, with protein sequence MNYYGISEYYRPIPEIDEWLRRRIRMCYWKQWRYTRTKVRNLLKLGTPKKQAIHTALSRKGRWHLARTLAAQSGMTNKWLYEQGLISVKEQWVKIHYPATAR encoded by the coding sequence ATGAACTATTACGGGATATCGGAGTATTACCGGCCAATCCCGGAGATAGATGAATGGCTACGTCGGCGGATAAGGATGTGCTATTGGAAACAATGGCGCTATACCCGTACCAAAGTCCGTAACCTTCTCAAGTTAGGTACACCCAAAAAACAGGCTATACATACAGCACTAAGCCGAAAAGGGCGCTGGCATTTAGCCCGGACGCTTGCAGCTCAGAGTGGTATGACCAATAAATGGCTATATGAGCAAGGATTGATTTCTGTCAAAGAACAATGGGTAAAGATTCACTACCCGGCTACGGCCCGGTGA
- the dinD gene encoding DNA damage-inducible protein D translates to MQNEVMQMTETFEAHAQETENGVEYWLARDLQHLLGYSKWDNFLNVISKAKTACELSGHAIEDHFADVGKMVELGSGSRRKIPDIMLTRYACYLIAQNGDSSKPPIAFAQTYFAMQTRKAELIEQRMLEAERVSARRKLADTEKELSKIIYEQTGGNKNFALIRSKGDQALFGKSTWEMKARWKVPANRPLADFAPTIVLKAKDFATEITIHNAREQNMQSEPEISQEHVTNNQAVRRTLLNRGIRPENLPPEEDVKKVQRRLTTEQKKALKNPEGLEGK, encoded by the coding sequence ATGCAAAATGAAGTCATGCAGATGACCGAAACCTTTGAAGCGCATGCCCAGGAGACGGAAAACGGCGTAGAATACTGGCTAGCGCGGGACCTCCAGCACCTGCTAGGCTACAGCAAGTGGGATAACTTTCTGAATGTGATATCCAAGGCCAAGACTGCCTGCGAACTGTCCGGCCACGCTATTGAGGACCATTTTGCCGATGTCGGGAAAATGGTCGAACTCGGTTCCGGCAGCCGCCGCAAAATTCCCGATATCATGCTCACTCGATACGCCTGCTATCTTATCGCTCAGAACGGCGATTCTTCCAAGCCCCCTATTGCTTTCGCCCAGACCTACTTCGCCATGCAAACACGCAAGGCGGAACTAATTGAGCAACGCATGCTGGAAGCCGAACGGGTATCGGCACGCCGCAAACTGGCCGACACCGAAAAGGAGCTCTCCAAGATTATCTACGAGCAGACTGGCGGCAACAAGAATTTTGCCCTCATCCGCAGCAAGGGCGATCAGGCCCTGTTCGGCAAGAGCACGTGGGAAATGAAAGCCCGTTGGAAGGTGCCCGCCAACCGTCCGCTGGCCGACTTCGCACCCACCATCGTCCTCAAGGCCAAGGATTTCGCCACCGAAATCACCATCCACAACGCCCGCGAGCAAAATATGCAAAGCGAGCCGGAAATCTCACAAGAGCATGTCACCAACAACCAGGCCGTGCGCCGGACCCTGCTCAATCGAGGTATTCGCCCGGAAAACCTGCCGCCGGAAGAGGATGTGAAAAAGGTTCAGCGCCGCCTGACCACCGAGCAGAAAAAGGCGCTCAAAAATCCCGAAGGGCTGGAGGGAAAATGA
- a CDS encoding type I restriction-modification system subunit M — protein MTKQEQMRLGKTLWAIADELRGAMNADDFRDYMLAFLFLRYLSDNYEEAAQKELGPDWPKLDKGDRRSPLAVWYEQNPNDIEEFEKLMRRKVHYVIKPQYLWSSIADMARTQDEELLRTLQKGFKFIENESFSSNFQGLFSEINLDSEKLGKNYKQRNDRLCTIIQKIAEGLAEFPTDRDLLGDAYEYLIGQFAAGSGKKAGEFYTPQQISSILSGIVSLDSQEPATGKRAKLKRVLDFACGSGSLLLNVRRRMGKHGVGKLYGQEKNITTYNLARMNMLLHGLKDTEFEIFHGDSLLNEWPLLREENPAKKIEFDAVVANPPFSYRWKPTEELAEDFRFKGYGLAPKSAADFAFLLHGFHFLHREGTMAIILPHGVLFRGGKEAKIRKKLLLDGNIDTVIGLPPKLFYSTGIPVCILVLKKCKKYDDVLFINASEHFEKGKRQNVLLPEHIDKIIETYQFRKEEERYSRRVSMEEIEENDFNLNISRYVSTAKPEEPVDLTQVHAELTDLAGKISEATRKHNEFLKELGLPELP, from the coding sequence ATGACCAAACAGGAACAAATGCGACTAGGTAAAACACTCTGGGCCATTGCCGACGAGCTGCGCGGGGCCATGAACGCGGACGATTTCCGTGATTACATGCTTGCCTTTTTGTTTCTGCGTTATCTCTCGGACAACTACGAAGAAGCGGCCCAAAAAGAGTTAGGCCCTGATTGGCCCAAGCTGGACAAGGGAGATCGCCGCTCACCATTGGCCGTCTGGTATGAGCAAAATCCGAACGACATTGAAGAGTTTGAAAAATTGATGCGCCGCAAGGTGCATTATGTCATCAAACCCCAGTACCTCTGGAGTAGCATTGCCGATATGGCGCGCACTCAGGACGAGGAACTGCTGCGTACTCTGCAAAAAGGCTTCAAGTTCATCGAAAACGAATCTTTTTCCAGCAACTTTCAGGGGCTATTTTCGGAAATTAACCTCGACTCGGAGAAGCTGGGCAAAAACTACAAGCAACGCAATGATCGGCTCTGTACCATCATCCAGAAGATCGCCGAAGGACTGGCAGAATTTCCTACTGACCGGGACCTTTTGGGGGATGCATACGAATATCTAATCGGCCAGTTTGCCGCAGGCAGCGGCAAGAAGGCCGGGGAGTTCTACACGCCGCAACAGATTTCCAGCATTCTCTCCGGTATCGTGTCTCTGGATAGCCAGGAGCCAGCCACCGGCAAGAGGGCCAAGCTCAAGCGAGTGCTGGATTTTGCTTGCGGATCAGGTTCGCTGCTACTCAATGTGCGCCGCCGTATGGGCAAGCACGGCGTGGGCAAGCTCTACGGCCAGGAAAAGAACATCACCACCTATAACCTGGCGCGGATGAACATGTTGCTCCATGGGCTCAAAGATACCGAGTTCGAGATTTTTCACGGAGATTCCCTGCTCAATGAGTGGCCGCTGCTGAGGGAGGAGAACCCGGCCAAAAAGATCGAATTCGATGCGGTGGTAGCCAATCCCCCTTTCAGTTACCGCTGGAAGCCTACCGAGGAACTGGCCGAGGATTTCAGATTCAAGGGCTATGGCCTGGCACCAAAATCCGCCGCCGACTTTGCCTTTCTGCTTCACGGCTTTCACTTTCTACACAGGGAAGGCACTATGGCCATCATCCTGCCACACGGCGTGCTGTTTCGCGGTGGAAAGGAGGCAAAAATCCGCAAGAAACTGCTGCTGGATGGCAATATCGATACAGTGATCGGGCTGCCTCCCAAGCTCTTCTATTCCACAGGTATTCCGGTGTGTATCCTGGTGCTGAAGAAATGCAAAAAATATGATGATGTGCTTTTCATAAACGCCAGCGAGCACTTTGAAAAGGGTAAACGCCAGAATGTGCTGTTGCCAGAGCACATTGACAAGATCATCGAAACCTATCAGTTCCGCAAGGAAGAGGAGCGTTACTCCCGCCGAGTGAGTATGGAAGAGATTGAAGAGAATGATTTCAACCTCAACATCTCCCGCTATGTCAGCACTGCTAAACCAGAGGAGCCTGTGGATCTAACACAGGTACATGCAGAACTCACTGATCTGGCGGGTAAGATATCCGAAGCCACCCGGAAACATAACGAGTTTCTCAAAGAACTTGGCCTGCCAGAACTTCCATGA
- a CDS encoding tyrosine-type recombinase/integrase, with the protein MGKDKLINGINRCRLSGSYKTQYNHRLEAQRFVQQLRENGYGVQKWENVNNKHVASVVDAWREKGLSDKTIKEYLAGVRAVASAYGNDKISSSNADFGLERGTSSPTNIDKSANEQVYREVVEKLANSSDINEQRLSVQIEYMRELGLRHEEARKLDALHAERQYSPSGQEYIKITDGTKGGKERWVPVSAKAAQALERGAALQKEYGTKNLMDPRMSERQWERFAYKTARSAGMTRENGCTFHGLRHSFAQELFRAKAGFDAPVKYGSKEEFQAAARAAAGDNWKQNYERACRSVESALGHGQNRSDVRGIYIGRI; encoded by the coding sequence ATGGGCAAAGACAAACTTATAAATGGGATTAACCGATGCCGCTTGAGCGGTTCGTATAAGACTCAATACAATCATAGACTTGAAGCTCAACGTTTTGTACAACAACTTAGAGAAAATGGATACGGAGTGCAGAAGTGGGAAAACGTAAATAACAAGCACGTTGCATCAGTAGTTGATGCATGGCGTGAGAAAGGACTATCGGACAAAACGATAAAAGAGTATCTTGCAGGCGTAAGAGCGGTTGCAAGTGCTTATGGAAATGACAAAATTTCTTCTAGCAATGCTGATTTTGGCCTTGAAAGAGGCACTTCAAGCCCGACTAATATTGATAAATCAGCAAATGAGCAGGTATATAGAGAGGTGGTTGAAAAACTAGCAAATAGTTCGGATATAAATGAACAGAGGTTGTCTGTACAAATAGAATATATGAGAGAATTAGGTTTACGCCATGAAGAGGCAAGGAAGCTCGATGCGTTACATGCAGAGCGACAATACAGTCCCTCTGGGCAAGAATATATAAAAATAACAGACGGAACAAAAGGTGGTAAAGAACGCTGGGTTCCGGTCAGCGCAAAGGCAGCTCAGGCCCTGGAGCGTGGAGCTGCTTTGCAAAAGGAATATGGCACAAAAAACCTAATGGATCCGCGCATGAGCGAGAGACAGTGGGAGCGGTTCGCATATAAAACAGCTCGTTCAGCTGGCATGACAAGAGAAAACGGATGCACATTCCACGGCCTTAGACATTCATTCGCCCAAGAGCTATTCCGGGCAAAAGCAGGCTTTGATGCGCCTGTAAAATATGGAAGCAAAGAAGAGTTCCAGGCAGCTGCAAGAGCAGCAGCTGGAGACAATTGGAAACAGAACTACGAGCGAGCTTGCAGGTCTGTTGAATCAGCCCTAGGGCATGGTCAGAATCGTAGTGACGTGCGCGGAATTTACATTGGTAGGATTTAG